The following coding sequences lie in one Glycine soja cultivar W05 chromosome 16, ASM419377v2, whole genome shotgun sequence genomic window:
- the LOC114389163 gene encoding putative receptor-like protein kinase At1g72540 has translation MPSKRLQWRSLVLGCFKATKNQSLESPNIVSKKSSSSRIFLSDLSLSDYSSVSIMSDLSNSLVGSNLRIFTYQELSEVTHNFSKSNYLGEGGFGKVYKGFIDDNLKRGLKAQTVAVKALNLDGKQGHREWLAEVIFLGQLKHRHLVNLIGYCCEDEHRLLVYEYMERGNLEEKLFKGYLAALPWLTRIKIAIGAAKGLMFLHEEEKPVIYRDIKASNILLDSDYNPKLSDFGLAIDGPEKDQTHITTHVMGTHGYAAPEYIMTGHLTTMSDVYSFGVVLLELLTGKKSVDKKRPTREQDLVEWARPLLKDSHKLERIMDTRLEDQYSTEGARKFAALAYQCLSHHAKARPTMRTVVRTLEPLLELKDIPVGPFVYVVPSEEDKTKVNENDHVEINQGELKTKEKEEKGHHRQRKSRRNRRRVKPLRSLTAHSDTALYKTLGTNLYSPKQAQ, from the exons ATGCCTTCCAAGAGGCTTCAATGGAGATCCTTAGTACTTGGTTGTTTCAAGGCCACCAAGAACCAATCCTTGGAATCTCCAAACATAGTTTCCAAGAAATCATCTTCAAGTAGAATCTTCCTTTCTGATTTAAGCCTAAGCGATTATTCATCAGTTTCTATCATGAGTGATTTGTCCAATTCTCTCGTGGGATCAAATCTTCGTATTTTCACCTACCAAGAGCTCTCTGAGGTTACACACAACTTCAGCAAATCCAACTATCTTGGGGAAGGTGGGTTTGGGAAGGTGTATAAAGGATTTATTGATGACAATCTTAAACGTGGATTGAAAGCTCAGACTGTGGCAGTTAAGGCCTTAAACTTGGATGGAAAACAAGGCCACAGAGAGTGGTTG GCTGAAGTAATCTTTCTGGGGCAATTGAAACATCGCCATCTGGTTAACTTAATTGGCTACTGCTGTGAAGATGAGCATAGGCTTCTTGTGTATGAGTACATGGAGAGGGGCAATCTAGAGGAAAAGCTTTTCAAAG GTTATTTAGCAGCCTTGCCTTGGCTAACAAGAATCAAAATAGCAATTGGGGCCGCAAAGGGACTTATGTTTCTTCATGAAGAAGAGAAACCAGTCATATATAGAGATATCAAGGCCTCAAACATTCTATTAGACTCT GATTACAATCCCAAGCTCTCTGATTTCGGTTTAGCAATAGATGGACCGGAAAAAGACCAAACACATATCACGACTCATGTGATGGGTACACATGGTTATGCTGCCCCTGAGTACATCATGACAG gCCATTTGACAACCATGAGTGATGTATATAGCTTTGGAGTTGTTCTCCTAGAGCTCCTCACAGGAAAGAAGTCTGTGGACAAGAAAAGACCCACCAGAGAGCAGGATTTGGTGGAATGGGCAAGGCCATTGTTGAAGGATTCCCATAAACTAGAAAGAATAATGGACACAAGACTTGAGGATCAGTACTCAACTGAAGGGGCTAGAAAATTTGCAGCCTTGGCTTATCAATGTCTTAGCCATCATGCAAAGGCTAGACCCACCATGAGAACCGTGGTTAGGACCTTAGAGCCTCTATTGGAACTGAAAGATATCCCTGTAGGTCCTTTTGTCTATGTGGTGCCCAGTGAAGAAGACAAAACCAAAGTGAATGAAAATGACCATGTTGAGATCAACCAAGGTGAGTTaaaaaccaaagaaaaagaagaaaagggtcaCCACCGGCAACGAAAAAGTCGTCGCAATAGACGTCGTGTTAAGCCATTGAGGTCTCTTACTGCTCACTCTGACACTGCTCTGTATAAAACTCTTGGTACAAATCTGTACTCTCCAAAACAAGCACAATAA